In Kocuria turfanensis, a single genomic region encodes these proteins:
- the nadC gene encoding carboxylating nicotinate-nucleotide diphosphorylase codes for MLTRAAITEVVERGLAEDAPWGDITSELLIPATALARAELVAREDGVFSGGQVFAAAFAAVDPAVAVELIPADGDPFAAGDTLAVVAGPARAVLTGERVALNLTQRMCGIATLTARYVAAVEQAVARVERAANLPPGTITRTRVADTRKTTPGLRALEKHAVRSGGGHNHRHSLSDAVMAKDNHLALLTADGTDLTGALRQLRRRLPHTVHLEVEVDRLDQIEAVLAGGADTVLLDNFSVDDLVSGVAIIDGRATVEASGGVSLETVGEIAATGVDVISVGALTHSARNLDLGLDVVLDVRED; via the coding sequence ATGCTGACCCGAGCCGCCATCACCGAGGTCGTGGAACGGGGCCTCGCCGAGGACGCGCCCTGGGGCGACATCACGTCCGAGCTGCTCATTCCCGCCACCGCCCTCGCACGGGCCGAGCTCGTCGCGCGCGAGGACGGCGTCTTCTCCGGCGGCCAGGTCTTCGCCGCGGCGTTCGCCGCCGTGGACCCCGCCGTGGCCGTGGAGCTGATCCCCGCCGACGGGGACCCCTTCGCCGCGGGGGACACCCTGGCCGTGGTGGCCGGACCCGCCCGCGCCGTGCTGACCGGCGAGCGCGTGGCCCTGAACCTCACCCAGCGGATGTGCGGGATCGCCACGCTGACGGCCCGCTACGTCGCCGCCGTCGAGCAGGCCGTCGCCCGCGTGGAGCGGGCGGCGAACCTGCCCCCCGGCACGATCACCCGGACCCGGGTGGCGGACACCCGCAAGACCACCCCGGGGCTCCGGGCGCTGGAGAAGCACGCCGTGCGCAGCGGCGGCGGGCACAACCACCGGCACTCGCTCTCCGACGCCGTGATGGCCAAGGACAACCACCTGGCGCTGCTCACCGCCGACGGGACCGACCTGACCGGCGCGCTGCGGCAGCTGCGCCGTCGGCTGCCCCACACGGTGCACCTCGAGGTGGAGGTCGACCGGCTGGACCAGATCGAGGCCGTGCTGGCCGGAGGCGCGGACACGGTGCTGCTGGACAACTTCTCGGTCGACGACCTCGTGAGCGGCGTGGCGATCATCGACGGCCGCGCAACGGTGGAGGCCTCCGGCGGGGTCAGCCTGGAGACCGTCGGGGAGATCGCCGCCACCGGGGTGGACGTCATCTCGGTGGGCGCGCTCACCCACTCGGCCCGCAACCTGGACCTGGGCCTCGACGTCGTCCTGGACGTCCGGGAGGACTGA
- a CDS encoding cysteine desulfurase family protein — protein MLYLDAAATTPVRREVLEAMWPYLTQEFGNASSHHEVGRRALAGLDAARQTVAEVLNCRPAEVVFTSGGTEADNLAVKGIALARRDRDASTSHVVTSAVEHHAVLDSARDLARWDGFEVTELGVSPEGLVDPADLAGAVRPGTAVVSVMHANNETGAVQAVAELAAVARAREVPFHTDAVQAAGSLELDVQGLDVAALSLAGHKIGAPKGVGALYVRRGTPLRPLMSGGGHERGRRSGTSNVAGAVGLATALRLSAEERPAKAVSLAALRDRLITGVLAEVPTALLTGPDPRVHPGSRLPGHASFCFPGVNGETVLVDLESRGLLVSSGSACSAGDTEPSHVLTAMGYPPEVATTAVRFTLSADVTPEQVDGIVAATRDVVGRLGSPHG, from the coding sequence GTGCTGTACCTCGACGCGGCCGCGACCACTCCCGTGCGGCGGGAGGTCCTGGAGGCCATGTGGCCCTATCTGACCCAGGAGTTCGGCAACGCCTCCAGCCACCACGAGGTCGGCCGCCGGGCACTGGCCGGACTGGACGCGGCTCGGCAGACCGTGGCCGAGGTGCTCAACTGCCGGCCCGCGGAGGTGGTCTTCACCTCCGGGGGGACCGAGGCGGACAACCTGGCGGTCAAGGGCATCGCCCTGGCCCGCCGGGACCGGGACGCGTCGACGAGCCACGTGGTGACGAGCGCGGTGGAGCACCACGCCGTGCTGGACTCCGCGCGGGACCTCGCCCGCTGGGACGGCTTCGAGGTGACCGAACTGGGCGTCTCGCCCGAGGGTCTGGTCGATCCCGCCGACCTGGCCGGGGCTGTTCGTCCGGGCACGGCGGTGGTATCCGTGATGCATGCGAACAACGAGACGGGTGCGGTCCAGGCGGTCGCCGAGCTGGCTGCGGTGGCTCGGGCGCGGGAGGTCCCGTTCCATACGGATGCGGTCCAGGCGGCCGGGTCGCTGGAGCTGGACGTACAAGGGCTCGACGTGGCGGCGCTGAGCCTCGCCGGGCACAAGATCGGGGCGCCCAAGGGCGTCGGAGCGCTCTACGTGCGCCGGGGCACGCCCCTGCGCCCCCTGATGAGCGGCGGAGGGCACGAGCGCGGCCGCCGCTCGGGCACCTCCAACGTGGCGGGCGCCGTCGGTCTCGCCACGGCCTTGCGGCTGTCCGCCGAGGAACGGCCGGCGAAGGCGGTGAGCCTGGCCGCGCTGCGGGACCGGCTGATCACCGGGGTCCTGGCCGAGGTGCCCACAGCCCTCCTGACCGGCCCCGACCCGCGGGTGCACCCGGGGTCCCGGCTGCCCGGGCACGCGTCCTTCTGCTTTCCCGGGGTCAACGGTGAGACGGTCCTGGTGGACCTGGAGTCGCGGGGGCTGCTCGTCTCCTCGGGTTCGGCCTGCTCGGCCGGGGACACCGAGCCCTCGCACGTGCTCACGGCGATGGGCTACCCGCCGGAGGTCGCCACCACCGCGGTGCGCTTCACCCTCTCCGCCGACGTCACGCCGGAGCAGGTGGACGGGATCGTCGCGGCCACGCGGGACGTCGTGGGGCGGCTGGGCTCCCCGCACGGCTGA
- a CDS encoding superoxide dismutase, whose translation MAEKYTLPDLPYDYAALEPHISAKIMELHHDKHHATYVAGANTALEKMAEARANGDGAGAAKLSKDLQFNLGGHVNHSIFWNNLSPEGGDKPTGELAAAIDDHFGSFDAFRAHFTSAATTIQGSGWAILAYEPIGGNLVIEQMYDQQNGVPVATIPLLQLDMWEHAFYLDYQNVKADYVKAFWNIVNWADVQQRFEKARAGGASIV comes from the coding sequence ATGGCCGAGAAGTACACCCTTCCCGATCTCCCCTACGACTACGCGGCGCTCGAGCCCCACATCTCCGCGAAGATCATGGAGCTGCACCACGACAAGCACCACGCCACCTACGTGGCCGGTGCGAACACGGCCCTCGAGAAGATGGCGGAGGCCCGCGCCAACGGCGACGGCGCCGGTGCGGCCAAGCTGTCCAAGGATCTCCAGTTCAACCTGGGCGGCCACGTCAACCACTCGATCTTCTGGAACAACCTCTCCCCGGAGGGCGGCGACAAGCCGACCGGTGAGCTCGCCGCGGCGATCGACGACCACTTCGGGTCCTTCGACGCCTTCCGCGCCCACTTCACCTCCGCGGCAACCACGATCCAGGGCTCCGGCTGGGCGATCCTCGCCTACGAGCCCATCGGCGGCAACCTCGTCATCGAGCAGATGTACGACCAGCAGAACGGCGTGCCCGTCGCCACGATCCCGCTGCTGCAGCTGGACATGTGGGAGCACGCCTTCTACCTCGACTACCAGAACGTCAAGGCCGACTACGTCAAGGCCTTCTGGAACATCGTGAACTGGGCCGACGTCCAGCAGCGCTTCGAGAAGGCGCGCGCCGGGGGCGCGTCGATCGTCTGA
- a CDS encoding SRPBCC family protein, whose product MALGPASFCVDAKTVIGVDPCVVERLLLDSGCFPLWHRGVAGVPTISTPVLQTGTSVEFFGRVGPLRFPYVTIVSAQEPGRKLALRTTRGIVDLLAVTTWAAVDGGTEVRTTVDGRLTAARAGLATWAERIVRRNLGAELGDLKRLLETGRFEFTVPSQLTAHPPRCPLETPPDFF is encoded by the coding sequence ATGGCACTCGGCCCGGCATCGTTCTGCGTGGACGCCAAGACGGTGATCGGCGTCGACCCCTGTGTGGTGGAGCGCCTCCTGCTCGACAGCGGCTGCTTCCCGCTGTGGCACCGGGGCGTGGCCGGAGTGCCCACCATCAGCACACCCGTGCTGCAGACCGGGACCTCCGTGGAGTTCTTCGGCCGGGTCGGCCCGCTCCGCTTCCCCTACGTCACGATCGTCTCCGCGCAGGAACCGGGGCGGAAGCTGGCGCTCCGGACCACGCGGGGGATCGTGGACCTCCTGGCGGTCACCACGTGGGCGGCGGTGGACGGGGGCACCGAGGTGCGGACCACCGTCGACGGCCGGCTCACCGCGGCGAGGGCCGGCCTCGCCACGTGGGCCGAGCGGATCGTGCGCCGCAACCTGGGCGCTGAGCTCGGGGACCTCAAACGGCTGCTGGAGACGGGGCGGTTCGAGTTCACCGTGCCCTCCCAGCTCACGGCGCACCCGCCCCGCTGCCCGCTCGAGACCCCACCCGACTTCTTCTGA